Genomic segment of Oceanimonas sp. GK1:
GTCTTACCTGTCGGCCCTGGGCGCCCATCGCCGTCCGGATCAGGCGCTGCCCCAGGCCTTTGTGACCGGGCTCAACGAACGGCTGTGCGCCGCCGCCAACGCCCTGCGCCACGGGACGCCCCTCCCTGAGCAGCCTCCCCTGCCGGCCATGATGACCGACAACGAAGACGACTGGCAGGTTCTGGTGCGCCAGCTGCTCAACAACATGGCGCTGCTGGTCAACGATCTGCATCAGCTGGCCGGTGGCGTGCGCCAGGATGCACAAGCCACCCGGCTTGGGTAAGATAAGCGCTCCAACGAGGAGACCCCATGTTTGAATTTGAAGGCCGCCCCATCGAAACCGATGCCCAGGGCTATCTGAAACACCACCAGGACTGGCAGCCGGCCATGGCCGAGCGGCTGGCCGAAGAAGAAGGCATTACTCTCACTGCCGAGCACTGGGAAGTGATCCACTTTGTGCGCACCTTTTACCTCAAGTACAACACCTCGCCCGCCATTCGGGCGCTGGTCAAGGCCATGGCCAAGGAGCTGGGGGAAGACAAGGGAAACAGCCGTTACCTGTACCGGCTGTTTCCCAAGGGGCCGGCCAAGCAGGCCACCAAGCTGGCGGGCCTGCCCAAACCGGTGAAGTGCATTTGAGTCAAGCGCCTG
This window contains:
- a CDS encoding TusE/DsrC/DsvC family sulfur relay protein; its protein translation is MFEFEGRPIETDAQGYLKHHQDWQPAMAERLAEEEGITLTAEHWEVIHFVRTFYLKYNTSPAIRALVKAMAKELGEDKGNSRYLYRLFPKGPAKQATKLAGLPKPVKCI